One segment of Macrotis lagotis isolate mMagLag1 chromosome 1, bilby.v1.9.chrom.fasta, whole genome shotgun sequence DNA contains the following:
- the LOC141510151 gene encoding uncharacterized protein LOC141510151 isoform X4 — MHAWSKEDLSSNLASDLYPSSYSALVYSSEMYGNPLFYERSCWAWETSLEAEACDPKLGISTEPSSQERLPRNDPCLLLLREAWESSDAALEREQREEEVKGNSRSFRLGQGPMRESVCHFEAHTRSFRQNSDLKKWNRICSKKIFFSYHEGRISFNCNSSFASHQSLHAAEKHKCSECGKTFNRSSSLTSHYRIHTGEKPYECQDCGKAFSHRSQLTSHYRAHTGEKPFECKECGKAFLQRTRLNRHQSVHTGEKPYQCNECGKAFTRSSSLSSHHRIHTGEKPYECNECGKAFNRSSSLISHHRLHTGEKPYKCSECGKDFRLRAELARHHTVHTGEKPYECSECRKTFCLRAELTRHQAIHTGEKRYECTECGKAFTRNPSLISHYRIHTGEKPFECKDCGKAFGRRTGLIYHQRIHTGEKPYECSECEKSFSHKSELTSHFWIHLGGKPYKCNECEKAFGQRTQLICHQRIHTGEKPFECKDCGKTFTRSSSLTSHYRIHTGEKPYKCAECGKAFGRRTELVYHQRIHSGEKPYECKECGKTFSHRSELTSHQRIHTGGRPYECKECGKAFRLSSHFARHQRIHTGGRPYECSKFGKAFNHSSSLASHHRIHPGEKAPDCGEASLLRTELRGHQTLDTGEKS; from the exons ATGCATGcgtggagtaaggaagatctgagttcaaatcttgcctcagatttGTACCCG AGTTCCTACTCTGCCCTGGTCTATTCATCAGAAATGTATGGAAACCCTTTATTCTATGAAAGGTCATGTTGGG cttGGGAGACTAGCCTGGAAGCTGAGGCATGTGATCCAAAGCTGGGCATTTCTACAGAACCGTCGTCCCAAGAGAGGCTCCCACGGAATGATCCCTGTCTGCTCCTCTTGAGAGAAGCCTGGGAGTCCAGTGATGCTGCCCTAGAGAGGGAGCAGAGAGAGGAGGAGGTCAAGGGTAACAGCCGAAGCTTCAGACTGGGGCAAGGACCTATGAGAGAGAGTGTCTGCCATTTTGAGGCTCATACAAGGAGCTTCAGGCAGAATTCAGATCTAAAGAAATGGAAcagaatctgttccaaaaagatatttttcagttaTCATGAAGGTAGGATCAGTTTCAACTGCAACTCATCTTTTGCATCTCATCAGTCTCTTCACGCTGCAGAGAAACATAAGTGTAGTGAATGTGGGAAGACGTTCAACCGTAGCTCGTCCCTAACTTCCCATTatagaattcacactggagagaagccgTATGAATGCCAAGACTGTGGGAAAGCCTTCTCGCATAGGTCCCAGCTTACCTCCCACTACAGAGCTCATACTGGGGAGAAGCCTTTTGAATGTAAAGAATGTGGGAAGGCTTTTCTCCAGAGGACACGACTTAACCGACACCAGAGTGTCCACACTGGTGAGAAACCCTATCAGTGTAATGAGTGCGGCAAGGCCTTTACCCGAAGTTCCTCCCTTAGTTCCCATCACaggattcatactggagagaaaccttatgagtgCAACGAGTGTGGCAAGGCCTTCAACCGGAGCTCCTCTCTCATTTCTCATCACAGgcttcacactggagagaaaccctataagTGCAGCGAATGTGGGAAGGACTTTCGCCTGAGGGCGGAACTTGCCCGCCACCACACggttcacactggagagaagccctaTGAGTGCAGTGAGTGTAGAAAGACCTTCTGCCTCCGGGCAGAACTCACCCGGCACCAGGCGATCCACACCGGAGAGAAGCGCTATGAATGTACCGAGTGTGGCAAGGCCTTCACGCGCAATCCTTCCCTGATCTCCCACTatagaattcatactggagagaaaccattCGAATGTAAAGACTGTGGGAAGGCATTTGGCAGGAGAACAGGACTCATTTACCATCAGaggattcatactggagaaaaaccttatgagtGTAGTGAATGTGAGAAGTCTTTCTCCCATAAGTCAGAACTTACTTCTCATTTTTGGATTCATCTTGGGGGAAAACCTtacaaatgtaatgaatgtgagaAGGCCTTTGGTCAGAGGACACAATTAATTtgtcatcagagaattcatactggggagaaaccctttgaatgtaaGGACTGTGGGAAGACTTTTACCCGCAGCTCATCCCTTACTTCCCATTACaggattcatactggagagaaaccatataAATGTGCTGAATGTGGGAAGGCTTTTGGCCGAAGAACTGAATTAGTTTATCATCAGAGAATACATTCTGGggagaaaccctatgaatgtaaaGAGTGTGGGAAGACCTTCTCTCATAGGTCAGAGCTTACCTCCCACCAGAGGATTCACACTGGGGGGAGACCCTATGAATGTAAGGAGTGTGGGAAGGCCTTCCGCCTGAGTTCACACTTTGCTagacatcaaagaattcatactggggGGAGACCTTATGAATGTAGTAAATTTGGGAAGGCCTTCAATCATAGCTCATCCCTTGCTTCCCATCACAGGATTCATCCTGGAGAGAAAGCTCCTGACTGTGGGGAAGCCTCCCTTCTGAGGACTGAACTTAGAGgacatcagacacttgatactggAGAGAAATCTTAA